GCAACGTGGGTAGCGAAGTCACCGAACACAAAAAACGATGACTGAGCTTCCGGTCCATTTCCATTTGAGTCACCGGTATCGGCGTCATTCGAGAGACAGCCAGCGAGGGAGCCGATGGTGGTGAATCCGATTCCGGTCGCGACGAGGCGTCGTCGGGTGTATCGAGGCATCTATTGTTAATAAAAGTGCTTTAGATAATAAGTGCTATGATTTAGAACTATAAAGTTAATAAGAATCCACTGGTTGGGGATTTAGTTTACTAATCAGATCTGGAATAACTAATGTGGGCCCTGGAATTGCTAATCGTTGCCACCGCAGATTCTGTATTACATAAGCCCGAGAAGCGTGGTAACAGGCATTTAGTAGCTATGCCCCTCTGATTGGATTGCGATGTGCCACTGCTTCAGCGACCTGACCGAGATGAGTGACGAAGAGCGAGCGGCAGTCCTCGAAGAGCACTCGACGGAAGAACTGCGCGCGGAATACTCCACCGAAGAACTAGAAACTCTCGGTGTCACCGCCTGAGGCCGCCTCTCGTTGATCCTACCCGGACGACCGACGCTTCCGTGTATCACTTGGACCCGGTTGCCTGCCGTTTCTCGGCATACGCGAGCGTGTAGTAGTCCCGATCGGTCACCTCACCGGGTCGTTCGTGACGAGAGTCTCTTCCGTATCCATGAAGAATCGCCGACCGAATGTCACATCGTACCCTGCCGCAGTCAGCTTCTCGTGGGTCGTCGGTGCGTCAGTCAATTTAAACAGGATCAACCGATTCGGACTGATCGGTGCTTCTCCGTCGGTCGCCTCGCGTAGCGTCAGTTCAGCGCCAGCGTCGATGTCGACCCCGAGGACCGAAGCGAACGCCGTCACACTGCTGACACCGGGAACGACTTGGATGTCGACACTGGGATGCTGCTCGCGAAGCGTCCGACGCAAGTGCCCGAACGTCGAGTAGATACAGGGATCGCCGAGCATGACGAACGCCGCGTCGGACTCTCGCGCTTTCGGCGCAACTTCTGCGGCTGCCGTCGTCCACGCCGCCTGCAGTTCTTCGGGATCAGTCGTCATCGTGAACTCGAGGTCACTCAGTTTCGATTCGGAAACGTACTCGGCTGCGACGCGCCGTGACAGTCGTCCTGGCGAGTAGACGACGTCAACCGATTCGAGTCGTCGCTTGCCGCGAACCGTGAGCAGGTCCGCCGACCCCGGTCCCAGCCCGATTCCGTAGAGTGTCATCGGTTACGTACCCTCCTCGTAGCTCTCGACGCCGTCCTGAACCACTTTCTCCGCGAGCACGGCACACGGGATGCGCATCGGCGTCGGCTCGATTCCCAAGAGATCGAGAGCGTCATCGCGGTCGAGATCACGAACCTCCGAGAGCGTCATTCCCGGGAGTTCCTCCGCAAGCAGGCTCGCGCTCGCAATGCTGATCGCACAGCCTTCTCCAGTGAACGCGACCTCTTCGATCGTCTCACCGTCCCCGGCGAGTCTGAGGTCGAACGTGAGTTCGTCGCCACAGGAGGCGTTCTCGCCAGTGTGAGAGACGGTAACCGGCGAGAGGCGGCCCCACCTTCGAGGGTTACGGTAGTGATTCAGGATTACCTCCTGATACATCTTGGACCCCTGCATTTACTCCACCTCGTGGCTAGTTGCAAGTCCGGCGAGATGCGGGGCTTCCTCAGCGATGATTTCCGCCGTGGCGAGCCCGACGGCGTTTTCACTTCCCGGGAGGACAAACACCGGTACGTCGCGGGCGATACCCGCTGTCGCACGGGTGGAGACGATGCGCGTCCGTACCTCCTCCCACGAGAGCCATCGGAACGCCTCGCCGAAGCCCGGTAGTTCGCGGTCGAAGAGCTCGCTCGCCGCGTCCGGAGTAACGTCGTCGACGGTGACTCCCGTCCCGCCTGTGGTCACGACGAGGTCGACGTCCGGGCTGTCCAGACAGTCGCTCACTGTGGTCTTGATTCGGACGTAGTCGTCTGGAATCATCCGGCGTGACGTGACGACGTGACCCGCTTCGATGAGGATACTCGCAATGGCGTCGCCACTGGGATCGGACGGCGTCTTTTCGACGCCATCTCCGCGGGACGAGGACACGGTTACGATGGCCACGCCCAGCGGGTCGATACAGTCGTGGCCGTCGGCGTCCGTCGTCCGTCGGTCCGCTGCTGGCGGGAGTTCGCGGTCATTCTGGATCACGATCGGTCACCTACCACGAGGCGTTGCTCCATCGGGGGCTGTGAGTACTCCATTGTCCCCGGGAACGGATTCTCGAACGCTCCCCAGTCGTCTTCCACCTCTGTCTCCGAAACGAGGCGGTCGTCAAGGGCGTCGGTGATACTGGGTTCGTCCATTCCAGCGCCGATGAAGACGAGTTTCACCTCGCGGTCACCCCATTGATCGTCCCAGTGGAGGTCCGACCGCGATTCGCGGTAGGACTCGCGCTGGGGCTTAGGAAGCGTGACCGCCCACCGACCGTTGACTTCGATGTGAGTTTGTGTTCCCGCTTGGCTCAGGTTGAGGGCGTAGCGATCGCGTCCGGCGACCCACAGGTGCCCTTTCGCTCTGACGACGGATTCAGGGAACGAGCGGAGCCACTCGCTGAACCGTTCGGGATGGAACGGTCGGTGGCGCTCGTAGACGAACGAGTCGACACCGAACTCCTCTGGTGGGTGACTGTGGTCGTGCGCTTGATCGTGGTCGTCGCCATGTTCGTGGCTGTGGTCGTCCGCCTCCGTCTGGCTCTCGTGGTGCTCGTCTGAATCGACGTCTGTGCCGTCTCCGTGATCGGTCGAGAGGGCCTGTTTCCACCGGGCGGAGTTACTCGCCTCGTCCCGATCGAATCGACCCGTTCCGAGAACTCGTTCCGGGTCGACAGTGCTTTCAGTCGTTTGGACGACCTCAACCCCTGGGTGCAGTGTTCGGACGACGCGTTCGACCGCTTCGCGTTCCTCGTCAGTGACGAGGTCGCACTTGTTGAGGACGAGTACGTCGCAGAACTCGACCTGTTCGGCGAGGAGGTCCGACAGTGGTCGGGCGTCGTCGTCTGTCGACTTGAGTGGGTGGCCATCGACGAACGCCTGATGGAACTGTGCGGCGTCGACCACCGTGACGGTCGTATCGAGATCGTACAGTGCCGACGAACGTGCGGGCGGGACGAACCGCTGGGCGATGGGGGCTGGATCGCTGATACCTGAAGCTTCGATAACGAGGTGATCGAACTCCTCGTCGAAGGCGAGACGCAACAACTCCTGATCCAGCTCGTCCTGTAGCCCACAGCAGATACACCCGTTCGACAGCTCCGTGACACCGCCACCCTCCATCGAGAGTTCGGAGCCGTTCTCGATGAGGTCGGCGTCGACGTTCATTTCTCCGACGTCGTTAACGAGGACAGCAATGTCGTATTGCTCGCCGGCGACGCTCAGCAGGTGGTTCAGCAGGGTCGTCTTCCCAGCTCCGAGCCCACCGCTGAGGATCGTAATCGGGGGTTGCTCGTCGATAGCCATCAGTCGTCGGCTAATGCGAGTTCACGCTGCTCGTCGGGACCGAATGGGTCCGGATACTCGTTCCAGTTCTCGTCCATTTCGGCCTCCGAGAGGACGCAGTCCTCAAGCTGCTTGACGAGCGCTTTTTGATCGAATTCACGGCCGATAAACACGAGTTCCGTCCCGCGGTCGCCCCACTGTTCATCCCAATTCTCCTTGATCTCAGGGCGGGCGGCAAAGTACCGTTCTTGTTGTGCCTTCGGGAGTGAAGCGATCCAAGTCCCCTTCGGACCAGCGCGGACCGACTGGCCCGCCTTGTCGAGACCCATTGCGATATCTTCACGGCCAGCCGACCAAAAGAACCCCTTCGCGCGGATAATACCGTCGGGAAGGTCGGCGAACAGATCAGCGATCCGTTCGGGGTGGAACGGCCAACCTGCATCGAAGACGAACGACGTGACACCGTGTTCCGCAGCCGCTGCCTCATGATCGTGGCCCTCCTGTAGTTCACGCATCCAGCCAGCCGACTGACTCGCGCGATCAAAGTCGAACCGACCGGTGTCCAGAACGTCGTCGGGATCGACCGCGCCGTGTTCGGTCCGGATGATCTTCGCCCGTGGCTGAAGCGTTTCCAACACCGCTTCGATCTCTTCGAGTTCC
The genomic region above belongs to Natronomonas moolapensis 8.8.11 and contains:
- a CDS encoding iron-sulfur cluster assembly scaffold protein, with translation MQGSKMYQEVILNHYRNPRRWGRLSPVTVSHTGENASCGDELTFDLRLAGDGETIEEVAFTGEGCAISIASASLLAEELPGMTLSEVRDLDRDDALDLLGIEPTPMRIPCAVLAEKVVQDGVESYEEGT
- a CDS encoding MogA/MoaB family molybdenum cofactor biosynthesis protein; translation: MIQNDRELPPAADRRTTDADGHDCIDPLGVAIVTVSSSRGDGVEKTPSDPSGDAIASILIEAGHVVTSRRMIPDDYVRIKTTVSDCLDSPDVDLVVTTGGTGVTVDDVTPDAASELFDRELPGFGEAFRWLSWEEVRTRIVSTRATAGIARDVPVFVLPGSENAVGLATAEIIAEEAPHLAGLATSHEVE
- a CDS encoding CobW family GTP-binding protein, translating into MAIDEQPPITILSGGLGAGKTTLLNHLLSVAGEQYDIAVLVNDVGEMNVDADLIENGSELSMEGGGVTELSNGCICCGLQDELDQELLRLAFDEEFDHLVIEASGISDPAPIAQRFVPPARSSALYDLDTTVTVVDAAQFHQAFVDGHPLKSTDDDARPLSDLLAEQVEFCDVLVLNKCDLVTDEEREAVERVVRTLHPGVEVVQTTESTVDPERVLGTGRFDRDEASNSARWKQALSTDHGDGTDVDSDEHHESQTEADDHSHEHGDDHDQAHDHSHPPEEFGVDSFVYERHRPFHPERFSEWLRSFPESVVRAKGHLWVAGRDRYALNLSQAGTQTHIEVNGRWAVTLPKPQRESYRESRSDLHWDDQWGDREVKLVFIGAGMDEPSITDALDDRLVSETEVEDDWGAFENPFPGTMEYSQPPMEQRLVVGDRS
- a CDS encoding GTP-binding protein, with translation MQSNNNPIPVTILSGSLGAGKTTTLNQILSSERELNAAVLVNDMGEVNVDADLVERESDLTQSDDEIIEMSNGCICCRLRGDMLDEVGRLADERDFEYLLVESSGISEPIPVAQTFARGFEDAEFDPTGVYELDTMVSVVDAHSFWQGFDSGQALTDDSIDPQGNRVPEEALMDQIEFCDVLLLNKCDLVPDAELEEIEAVLETLQPRAKIIRTEHGAVDPDDVLDTGRFDFDRASQSAGWMRELQEGHDHEAAAAEHGVTSFVFDAGWPFHPERIADLFADLPDGIIRAKGFFWSAGREDIAMGLDKAGQSVRAGPKGTWIASLPKAQQERYFAARPEIKENWDEQWGDRGTELVFIGREFDQKALVKQLEDCVLSEAEMDENWNEYPDPFGPDEQRELALADD